The DNA sequence AGGGCAAGGTCTACCAGACCCACGCCGCCGCCACCCGCGACCTGATGCGCATCGGCGGCAAGGACGTCGAGGGCGCCTACGTCGTCTCCGGCCCCTGCGTGATCGCCGAGCAGCTGCCCGACGACCACCCGTCCAAGAAGGTCGCCACCGACTTCGTGCAGAAGTTCGAGAAGGCCAACGGCGCCGGCTCGCGCAACCAGTTCGCCGGCCATGCCTATGACGCCGCGCTGGTGCTGGAAAAGATCATCCCGATGGCGCTGAAGAAGGCCAAGCCGGGCACCCCCGAGTTCCGCGCCGCCCTGAAGGACGCCACCGAAACGATGGGCCGCACCGTCGTCTCCCACGGCGTGCTGACCTACGCGAAGGACAACCACTGGGGCTTCACGACCGAAACCGGCGTGATCCTGAAGGTGGTCAACGGCGACTGGAAGGTCGAATAAGCCTGCTGCGGCGCGGCTCCGGTCGCGCCGCCCCCACCTGAACCGGAACCCCCTCCGATGGACTTCTCGATTGCAAGCATCCTGGCGCTCGACGGCATGACCAATGGCGCGGTCTACGCGCTGCTGGCCACGGCGACCGTGCTGCTGTTCGCCGTCACGCGGGTGATCTTCATCCCGCAGGGCGAATTTGTCGCCTATGGAGCGCTGACGCTGGCCGTGCTGCAGACCGGCCAGGTGCCGGGCACCGTCTGGCTGCTGCTGATCATGGCGGCAGTGGCCGCCGTGGTCGAAGCGGTCCACGGGCTGCGCCAGCGCCGCCCGGCCGGGCTGGTGGCCAAGAGCGCCGTGCTGACCCTGGCCCTGCCGCTGGTCATCGCCACGGTCGCCATGGTCGCCGCACCGCTGAACCTGCCGCTGGTCGTGCAGGCGCTGCTGACGCTGGCCATCGTCACGCCGCTGGGCGGGCTGACCTACCGGCTCGCCTACGAGTCGCTGGCGGACGCCACCGTGCTGGTGCTGCTGATCGTGTCGGTGGGGGTGCACTTCGCGCTCACCGGGGTGGGGCTGCTGTTCTTCGGCGCCGAGGGTTACCGCAACCCGAGCTTCTGGGACGCGCGCTTCAACGCCGGCCCGCTGATGCTGACGGGCCAGACGGTCATCATCTTCCTGGCCTCGGCCGCGCTGATCGTGCTGCTGTGGCTGTTCTTCGAGCGCTCGCTGTACGGCAAGGCCCTGCGCGCCACCGCCGTGAACCGCCTCGGCGCCCGCCTGATGGGCATCTCGACGGTGCAGGCCGGCCGCCTCAGCTTCACGATGGCCGCCTTCATCGGCGCGCTGTCGGGCCTGCTGATCGGGCCGACCACCACCGTGTTCTACGACTCCGGCTTCCTGATCGGCCTGAAGGGCTTCGTCGCCGCCGTGTTCGGCGGGCTGGCGAGCTACCCGATGGCGCTGGTCGGCGCGCTCGGGGTCGGTCTGCTCGAATCGTTCGGCTCGTTCTGGGCCAGCTCGTTCAAGGAGGTGATCGTGTTCACCTCCATCCTGCCGGTGCTCCTGTGGCGTTCGCTGCGTGACCCGCATACTGAGGAGGATTGACCCGTGGCGGCACGCACTCGCTGGTTCCTGTTCTTCGCCGCGCTGCTGGCCCTGCTGCCAGTGCTGCCGGTGCCGGAGTTCTGGATCACCCAGCTCAACTACATCGGCCTCTACGCCACCGTCTCGCTCGGCCTGGTGCTGCTCACCGGGGTCGCCGGCCTGACCTCCTTCGGGCAGGCGGCGTTTGTCGGCGTCGGCGCCTACACGGCGGCCTTCCTGTCGGTGAACTACGCCATCTCGCCCTGGCTGACGGTGTTCATCGGCCTGGCGATCACGGTCGTCGTGGCGCTGATCCTGGCCGCCGTGACGCTGCGCATGTCGGGCCACTACCTGCCGCTGGCGACCATCGCCTGGGCGCTGTCGCTCTACTACACCATGTCCAACATGGACTGGCTGGGCAAGTACGACGGCATCCTGGGCGTGCCGGCGATGACGCTGTTCGGCATGAGCCTGGCGTCGGGGCGCAGCTACTTCTACGTGATCTGGGTCGTCGCGCTGCTGGCGGCGGTCGGCGTGGTCCACCTGCTGGACTCGCGCACCGGCCGCGCCATCCGCGCGCTCAAGGGCGGCGTGACGATGGCCGAGGCCATGGGCATCTCGACCTACCGCTACAAGGTGCTGGTGTTCGTGCTGGCCGCCATGCTCGCGTCCATCTCGGGCTGGCTGTTCGCGCACTTCCAGCGCACGGTGAACCCCTCGCCGTTTGCGCTCGGCAAGGGCATCGAGTACCTGTTCATGGCGGTGCTCGGCGGCGTGGGCAATGTCTGGGGCGCCTTCACGGGGGCCGCGCTGGTCAAGATCGTCGAGGAGCAGCTGCAGGACTGGCTGCCGCGCCTGCTCGGTTCCAGCGGCAACTACGAGACCATCGTGTTCGGCGTGGTGCTGGTCATCGTGCTGAAGTACGCGCCGGAAGGTCTCTGGCCGCACCTGGAGAAGCTGTTCGACCGCTTCCTGCCCTCGCGCCAGCGGGTGTGCGACTGGGCCGACGCCGCACCGCTGCCCGAGCGCAGCAAGCCGGCCGCGGGCGAGCTGCTGCTGGACGTGGACAAGGTGCGCAAGCAGTTCGGCGGGCTGGTTGCGGTGAACGACGTCAGCTTCCAGATCCGCACTGGCGACATCGTCGGCCTGATCGGCCCGAACGGTGCCGGCAAGTCGACCACCTTCAACCTCGTGTCGGGCGTGCTCTCCAAGACCTCCGGCCAGGTGCGCTTCCGCGGGGAGGACGTTTCGGCGCTGTCCTCGCGCGAGATCGCCCGCCGCGGCATGTCGCGCACCTTCCAGCACGTGAAGATGCTGCCGGACATGACGGTGCTGGAAAACGTCGCCCTCGGCGGCTACCTGCGCAGCACCTCCGGCACCGCCAAGGCGATGCTGCGTCTGGACCGTGCGGAGGAACGCCAGCTCTTCCGCGAGGCCGAACGCCAGCTCGTGCGCATCGGCATGCAGGACCAGATGCACGAACTCGCCGGCAACCTGGCGCTCGGCCCGGCGCGGATGATGGAAATCGCCCGTGCGCTGTGCACCGACCCGGCGCTGCTGCTGCTGGACGAGCCCGCCGCCGGTCTGCGCCACAAGGAAAAGCAGGCGCTGGCCACCGTGCTGCGCCAGCTCAAGGGCGAGGGCATGAGCCTGCTGCTGGTCGAACACGACATGGACTTCGTGATGAACCTGACCGACCGCATCGTGGTGATGGAGTTCGGCACCAAGCTGATCGAGGGCACCCCGGCCGAAGTGCAGGCCAGCCCGGTCGTGCGCGCCGCCTACCTCGGCACGGAGCACTGACACCATGACGATGACTTCCACGACCAAGACCGCCACCGCCCCGGCCCTGCTCTCCGTCACCGGGCTGCACGCCGGCTACGGCAAGGCCGAGGTGCTCTCGGGCCTGAACCTGACGCTGCCCGCCGGCAGCGTCGTCACCGTGATCGGCCCGAACGGCGCCGGCAAGTCCACCACGCTGAACGCGCTGATGGGCGTGCTGCCGTCCACCGGCAAGGTGCTGTTCGACGGCCAGGACCTCGCCAACGTCACGCTGGAAGACCGCGTGATGGCGGGTCTGGCGCTGGTGCCCGAGAAGCGCGAGCTGTTCTCGACCATGACGGTCGAGGACAACCTCGTGCTCGGCGGCTGGCGCCAGATGCGCAGCGGCAACGGCCAGTGGCGCGACCAGCTCGACCACGTCTACACGCTGTTCCCGCGCCTCAAGGAGCGCCGTGACCAGCACGCCGGCACGATGTCCGGCGGCGAGCGGCAGATGCTGGCCGTCGGCCGCGCGCTGATGAGCCAGCCCAAGGTGCTGATGCTCGACGAGCCGAGCCTGGGCCTGGCGCCGCTGATCGTGCGCGAGATCTTCCGCATCATCACCCGGCTGCGTGAGACTGGCGTGAGCATCCTGCTGATCGAGCAGAACGCCCGCGCCGCGCTCGAAGTCGCCGATTACGGCTATGTGCTGGAGACCGGCGCGATCGCGCTGGAAGGCCCGGCGCGCGAGTTGGCCGGCGATGCCCGCGTGATCGAGACCTACCTCGGCGCGCAGAAGAAATAAGCCCCGCGAAACACGCCATGAGCACCTGGACCCCGCCCCTGCAGCGCATGCAGTTTGTCATCGAGCAGGTGCTGGACGCGCCGGCTTCTTGGCGCGCCCAGCCCGACTTCGCCGACCTCGACGCCGACACCGCCCGCGAGGTGCTGGAGCAGGCCGGCCGCTTTGCCGTTGAGGTCATCGCGCCGATCAACGGCACCGGCGACACCGAAGGCTGCCGCTGGGACGCCAACGCGGTGAAGACACCCGCCGGCTACCCTGCGGCGTGGAAGGCGTTCGTCGACGGCGGCTGGCCTTCGCTGCCCTGCGCCCCGGAAGACGGTGGCCAGGGCCTGCCCAGCCTGCTGAACGCGGCGCTGTTCGAGATGCTCGTCTCGGCCAACCACGCCTGGACCATGTACCCGGGGCTGCTGCACGGCGCGTATGAAGCGATCCGCCACAACGCCGTGCCGGCGTTGCGTGCGCGTTACCTGCCGAAGGTCGTCAGCGGCGAGTGGCTCTCGACGATGAACCTGACCGAGCCGCAGGCCGGCAGCGACCTCGGCCTGACCCGCACCCGCTGCGAGCCGGTCGATCCGGACGCGCCGGTGGTCAACGGCGCGGCGGTCACCGTCACCGGCCAGAAGATCTTCATCTCCGGCGGCGACCAGGACATGACGGACAACATCGTCCACCTCGTGCTCGCCCGCCTGCCCGGCGCGCCCGCGGGGACCAAGGGCCTGACGCTGGTGCTGGTGCCCAAGTTCATGCCCGACGGCCGGCGCAACGGCGCGTGGTGCGACGGCATCGAGAAGAAGATGGGCATCAAGGGCAGCGCCACCGCCCAGATGCGCTTCGAGAACGCCGAAGGCTGGATCCTCGGCGAGCCGAACGCGGGGCTGGCCGCGATGTTCCTGATGATGAACTCGGCGCGGCTGCACGTCGGGATGCAAGGCCTCGGCCACCTGGAAGCCGCCTGCCAGATCGCCACCGCCTACGCCCGCGAGCGGCTGCAACTGCGCGCCCCGAATCGTCCGGCCGACGCCGATCCCGCGCACAAGGGACCGGACCCGATCGTCTGGCACCCCGCGATGCGCCGCACGCTGCTCGACCTGCACGCGCAGTGCGAGGGCGCGCGTGTCATGGCGTACTGGACGGCGATCCTGCTCGACGAGTCGGAGCACCACCCGGACGCCACCGTGCGCCAGGAGCGCAACGACCTGGTGGCGCTGCTGACGCCCATCCTCAAGGCCTTCCTCACCCACCTCGGCCACCACGGCGCCAACGAGGCCCTCGGCGTGCTCGGTGGTCATGGCTATGTGCACGACTGGGGCATCGAGCAGCATGTGCGCGACAGCCGCATCGCGCTGATCTACGAAGGCACCAACGAGATCCAGGCCATCGACCTGCTGATGCGCAAGGTGCTGGACCGGCCGCAGCGGCTGGACCTGCTGCTGGACGTGTTCCGCGTCGAGATCGACACGCTGCTGGCCGCCCAAGACGACGCCGCCGGCACGCTGCGCACCTGGGCCGCCACGCTCACCGACGAGGTCGAGACCATCGTCGCCGCCACCGCCGAGCTGCAGGCCGGCCGGGCGGCGGCGCCGGACCGGCCCTTCCTCGTCGCCGACGACTACCTGCACGCGCTCGGCCACAGCCTGCTGGCGTGGAGCTGGGCGCGGCTGGCCCGCGCCGCGCTGACCGACCACGACACCGCGCGGCGCGACTGGCTGCTCACCGTCACGCAGCACGGCCGCACCTGGCTGCTGCCCGCGGCGCGCTGGCGCTGGCAGCGTGTGGCGGACGCGACACTGGCGCTGGGCTGGATCCCGGGGTGACAGGACCGTCGTCCCGGAAGGGGCATCATCCGGCCATGAGCAGCAGTTCCAAGAAACCACAAGGCCCGGCACAGGGCGTGCTGGATGGTGTCGTCGGCCACCACCTCGCCTGCGCGCGCGTGACCACGCATGTCACCTTTCTCAAGCATTTCGGTCAGCCTTATGACCTGCGCCCGGTCGAGTATTCGCTGCTGATGCTGCTGGCCGCCAATGCGCAGCTCACGCCCAAGCAGCTCGCGCAGTCGCTGGCCCTGTCCGCGCCGAACCTCACCATCCTGCTCGACCGGATGCAGGACCGGGGCATGCTCCAGCGCGTGCGCAGCGAGGTCGACCGCCGCTCGCAGCACGTGATGCTGACCGACGCAGGCCGAGCGCTCACCGACGAGATCGCCACGAAGACGCCGGCGATGGAAGCCGAACTCGACAGCTGCCTCAGCCGCGCCGAACGCGCGCTGCTGATCGAACTGCTCGACAAGATCGCCAGGCACCGCCCCGCATGACGGCCGCCGCTGCACCCGCCAGGGGCTGGGTGCGCCATGCCCCGCTGCTGTTCGTGCTGCTGTGGAGCACCGGCTTCATCGGCGCCAAGCTCGGCCTGCCGCACGCGCCGCCGCTGGGTTTCCTGGCCACACGCTATGCCTTCGTCGTCGCGCTGATGGCGGTGGCAGCGCTGTGGGTGCGGGCGCCGTGGCCGCAGGGTGCACGCGCCTGGGGACACCTCGCGGTGGCCGGGCTGCTGGTGCACGCGGTCTACCTGGGCGGCGTGTTCACCGGCATCTCGCAGGGACTGCCGGCCGGCGTGTCGAGCCTCGTCGTCGGCCTGCAGCCGCTGCTGACCGCGGTCGGCGCCGGCTGGGTGCTGGGCGAGGCGGTGCGGCCGAAGCAGTGGCTGGGCCTCGTGCTCGGGCTGGTCGGCGTGGTGCTGGTGCTGTCGTCGCGGCTGGCGGGCGCAGGGCTTGATCTGCAGACCCTCAGGCACATCGTCCACCTGCCCGGCCTGCCGGCGGCGCTGGTCGCGCTGCTGGGCATCACGGCGGGCACGCTGTACCAGAAGCGCTACTGCCCCAGCTTTGATTTCCGCACTGGTGCGGTGGCGCAGTTCCTGCCCTGCCTGCTGGTCACCGGCGCGCTGGCGTGGGCGACGGAAGACCGGGGCATCAACT is a window from the Sphaerotilus montanus genome containing:
- a CDS encoding MarR family winged helix-turn-helix transcriptional regulator; this translates as MSSSSKKPQGPAQGVLDGVVGHHLACARVTTHVTFLKHFGQPYDLRPVEYSLLMLLAANAQLTPKQLAQSLALSAPNLTILLDRMQDRGMLQRVRSEVDRRSQHVMLTDAGRALTDEIATKTPAMEAELDSCLSRAERALLIELLDKIARHRPA
- a CDS encoding branched-chain amino acid ABC transporter permease; translation: MDFSIASILALDGMTNGAVYALLATATVLLFAVTRVIFIPQGEFVAYGALTLAVLQTGQVPGTVWLLLIMAAVAAVVEAVHGLRQRRPAGLVAKSAVLTLALPLVIATVAMVAAPLNLPLVVQALLTLAIVTPLGGLTYRLAYESLADATVLVLLIVSVGVHFALTGVGLLFFGAEGYRNPSFWDARFNAGPLMLTGQTVIIFLASAALIVLLWLFFERSLYGKALRATAVNRLGARLMGISTVQAGRLSFTMAAFIGALSGLLIGPTTTVFYDSGFLIGLKGFVAAVFGGLASYPMALVGALGVGLLESFGSFWASSFKEVIVFTSILPVLLWRSLRDPHTEED
- a CDS encoding ABC transporter ATP-binding protein; translated protein: MTMTSTTKTATAPALLSVTGLHAGYGKAEVLSGLNLTLPAGSVVTVIGPNGAGKSTTLNALMGVLPSTGKVLFDGQDLANVTLEDRVMAGLALVPEKRELFSTMTVEDNLVLGGWRQMRSGNGQWRDQLDHVYTLFPRLKERRDQHAGTMSGGERQMLAVGRALMSQPKVLMLDEPSLGLAPLIVREIFRIITRLRETGVSILLIEQNARAALEVADYGYVLETGAIALEGPARELAGDARVIETYLGAQKK
- a CDS encoding acyl-CoA dehydrogenase family protein, with protein sequence MSTWTPPLQRMQFVIEQVLDAPASWRAQPDFADLDADTAREVLEQAGRFAVEVIAPINGTGDTEGCRWDANAVKTPAGYPAAWKAFVDGGWPSLPCAPEDGGQGLPSLLNAALFEMLVSANHAWTMYPGLLHGAYEAIRHNAVPALRARYLPKVVSGEWLSTMNLTEPQAGSDLGLTRTRCEPVDPDAPVVNGAAVTVTGQKIFISGGDQDMTDNIVHLVLARLPGAPAGTKGLTLVLVPKFMPDGRRNGAWCDGIEKKMGIKGSATAQMRFENAEGWILGEPNAGLAAMFLMMNSARLHVGMQGLGHLEAACQIATAYARERLQLRAPNRPADADPAHKGPDPIVWHPAMRRTLLDLHAQCEGARVMAYWTAILLDESEHHPDATVRQERNDLVALLTPILKAFLTHLGHHGANEALGVLGGHGYVHDWGIEQHVRDSRIALIYEGTNEIQAIDLLMRKVLDRPQRLDLLLDVFRVEIDTLLAAQDDAAGTLRTWAATLTDEVETIVAATAELQAGRAAAPDRPFLVADDYLHALGHSLLAWSWARLARAALTDHDTARRDWLLTVTQHGRTWLLPAARWRWQRVADATLALGWIPG
- a CDS encoding DMT family transporter, which produces MTAAAAPARGWVRHAPLLFVLLWSTGFIGAKLGLPHAPPLGFLATRYAFVVALMAVAALWVRAPWPQGARAWGHLAVAGLLVHAVYLGGVFTGISQGLPAGVSSLVVGLQPLLTAVGAGWVLGEAVRPKQWLGLVLGLVGVVLVLSSRLAGAGLDLQTLRHIVHLPGLPAALVALLGITAGTLYQKRYCPSFDFRTGAVAQFLPCLLVTGALAWATEDRGINWSSGAFVFALGWLVLVLSLGAVGLLNVLIRSGSAVNVASLFYMVPPCTAVVAWALFGEALSPTGVVGMVVAVAGVWLARR
- a CDS encoding branched-chain amino acid ABC transporter ATP-binding protein/permease, with amino-acid sequence MAARTRWFLFFAALLALLPVLPVPEFWITQLNYIGLYATVSLGLVLLTGVAGLTSFGQAAFVGVGAYTAAFLSVNYAISPWLTVFIGLAITVVVALILAAVTLRMSGHYLPLATIAWALSLYYTMSNMDWLGKYDGILGVPAMTLFGMSLASGRSYFYVIWVVALLAAVGVVHLLDSRTGRAIRALKGGVTMAEAMGISTYRYKVLVFVLAAMLASISGWLFAHFQRTVNPSPFALGKGIEYLFMAVLGGVGNVWGAFTGAALVKIVEEQLQDWLPRLLGSSGNYETIVFGVVLVIVLKYAPEGLWPHLEKLFDRFLPSRQRVCDWADAAPLPERSKPAAGELLLDVDKVRKQFGGLVAVNDVSFQIRTGDIVGLIGPNGAGKSTTFNLVSGVLSKTSGQVRFRGEDVSALSSREIARRGMSRTFQHVKMLPDMTVLENVALGGYLRSTSGTAKAMLRLDRAEERQLFREAERQLVRIGMQDQMHELAGNLALGPARMMEIARALCTDPALLLLDEPAAGLRHKEKQALATVLRQLKGEGMSLLLVEHDMDFVMNLTDRIVVMEFGTKLIEGTPAEVQASPVVRAAYLGTEH